Below is a window of Humulus lupulus chromosome 9, drHumLupu1.1, whole genome shotgun sequence DNA.
gaagtttaaagaTTAAAAtcatacccaactttgaaaaaattagaataTTGTTTTGAACTTTGGGGTTTTTTCAAGCTTTTAAACTTTTTAAATGTGTATGCTCTTATcttaaacgtgtagatctcgaaaaaaaatatcaaaataaaaaaaaaacaccttCAACGGATACCGGAgtaaaaaattatacatttttaatGAATTAGATCGAATTTCATCGAAGCAGATCATTTGTCATAATTTTAAGGTTTCATTGAGCTAGTCATATAATGTCTCTTTGGATTTAGTTAAGTGGTCTGCAAACATAATGGTTAATTATCATGATAGAATTTCTTGTTTTCAAGCCCATCTTTGTATTAGAGGAGATGATGCCTCTTCTAAACTTGTATTCATTCTTTTGGATGAAATTTCTATTCAATAAAAGTTAgcctattttcattaaaacaaaaaaaaagttttcaaatAATTTGTCTGAACCCACAAGTGCCACAACCAACCTACCTACCAACCTCCActcaaagaagaaaaaaaaccaacCAACCAACCTAACTCCtctgtcaaaaaaaaaaagaagaagaaaagaagaccAAAGTTGTCTTGAACTAACCACCCCCACTGCTTTCTCCATTTTTCTACTTGGGAATTCCTTATTCTCCTCTGCTGGGTCAGTGATTCTTTTCGACTTGGAAAATGTCATCGTCTTCCCTCAAGCAATCTCAGGTCATCACCTGCAAaggtatgtatatatacatgtgaaaAATGTGAGATACATAGATTAGGGTGATTTAGTTTTCTGGTAAAATAAATGGTTACATTTGTTTTGAGAAGCTGCGGTGGCGTGGGGATCTGGTCAACCATTGGTGATGGAAGAAGTGGAAGTGAGTCCTCCTCAACCTATGGAGATTAGGGTCAAAGTTGTCTCCACTTCTCTCTGCCGCACTGATATCACCGCTTGGGAATCTCAGGTACCTCTCTCGATGATTGCAGCAGTTTCTGATTTTGAGGAACTGACTTTATTGAGTGTTATTATTCTCAGTTATCCTTTCTGGTTTTTGAATCTCATATGGGCATTATTCCATTCTCTTTGCTGCGTTTTTGTTTCTCTTTTATTTATGAAAAGAATTAAGTAGTTTTCCTGTGTGATGAACTTAACACAGTGATAATTAAATATGAAGTGAACCAAACAAACAAGAGAGAGAGGAGTTTCTTGGTTTGGGTACAGACCAGTACACATACTGTTTTGGTTCAATTTTGAAGttgaaacaaaaaaaatacattttgggCTGAATGATTTCTTTTCGAAGCAAGGCTTTGATCAAAGGAGATTTGTTTGTCTAGTAGTAATGGGCTTAACAATTGCTGTTTTTGTGTGCAAATCACAGgagtaaaagaaaaataagaatgtATAGTATGTCATACGAAATCTTAGGAAATTGTGTGCAAATTCATAGGAAGTTGTGCTGTATAAAAAGGatttaaattaagattttagaGGAAGTTTGATAGAATTCATTTGGAGGTTCATAAGAATGTGAATGTGATCTTCAAATTCATAGAGTGGGAAATGCTTTTGGTTGATATGTTACAAGAAATATAACACAACACTTATTTTATTGACATCTATTTCTTCCACTAGACCATCTATATAAATTCTTGCCAATTCGAGCGCGACAAGAGTTAAGATGGTATGTTTGCACACTATGGATGCACCAGCATCTTTTCATGACATAATGTATCGCGTGGAGGGCATAGGGAGTGTTTCGGGTTGAAAAGAGAAGACATTATGGAATGTGGCTGTCCTTGTTGTGCTTTGGGTAGCATGGCTTGAAAGAAACATTAGAATTATCAATGATGTAGAAGATGTCGGTTTTTTTTTGGGTACAGAATTATGCATTGGGTGGCTATATAGATCTTCAACAAGGATTTTAAAGCATACTCTTTCTCAACACTTCTTTGTGATTGCCATTTGTGGTTGTAATGTGATAGTTTTATGTCTTTTATGATGTTTTAATATACAGTATCCTTTTTTTAAACTGTCTAGGCTGTAAGACAGATAATATTCTATCATCTCTTATTAATAAACCTTTtgtttcatataaataaataaatacatacataaaCATACTAGATAAAACACAACTCGTAGTAAGTACATTGCATTTACTTGTAATCATTAGAGCATTGTGGATTTTTTCCAAAGAATGTACTTCTTGATATTTTCTTGAATGGTTTCCTTAATATTGGCTCTTTCTCAGAATGTACAATATATTCACTTTTGGAAGTTAAAAATCTTATCTTATATTTCGTGCTGACCATAAAACCAGCAATTGACTTTTAATAAATATATCTCTGGATAATTTGATCTGATCTTTCTTAGAGAATTTTTTATTGATGCAGACTATATTTCCTCGGATATTTGGCCATGAAGCATCAGGGTAACCTTTTCCCCATCTTTCAGTTACTAAATTTTTGGTTCCTCCATCATGTTAAGTCATGCGATGAAAATGGACTTTTGTCACAAATTCTCAATGCGTTCCTTTCTGAACTTCAGTTTTATTAATGTACTTTTCTATGTTAGTATTATCTTTTCAATGTAATATTGTTTTCTTTTACTCTAAATCTTTAATCTGTGTATGAGAGTCTTAGAGTTGAAGTTTTAATGCGTCGAGTGTAGCTATCATACGTCTGAGTCTTGGAGTTGAAGTTCTAATACGTCTGAGTGTGAGATTTTTTTGTAATATCTGTAATCATATCTTAGTGTTCTTTATCAAAATGTTCAGGATTGTTGAGAGTGTGGGGCAGGGAGTAACTGAATTTAGTGAGGGGGATCATGTGCTTACAGTATTCACAGGAGAATGCAGCACATGTAGACAGTGTATATCTGGAAAAAGCAATGTATGCCAAGTATTGGGCTTGGAAAGGAAAGGTTTAATGCATAGTGATCAAAAGACACGCTTCTTCATAAAAGGAAAGCCTGTTTATCATTATTGTGCAGTTTCTAGTTTTAGTGAATATATCGTTGTTCATTCTGGATGTGCTGTCAAAGTCAACTCAGATGTTCCTCTGGAGAAAATATGCGTTCTAAGTTGTGGAGTAGCTGCAGGTAACATTTAATTCAGTACATTGTCTAGACATATTGGTGCCATAtgattttctgttttttttttagtgtttttcttctttcttaatTTTTCTCGGAATTTCTGcttataaatttataaatttggGCTTTGTGCAAATTAAAATTAAGAAGTCAAATATAAAAATTGGAATGGAAAGCATTAATGCAGGAAATGATGATTTCAAATGGGAACATTAAGATTAACAAATTAGCCGAAGTGAAAATCTCAGACGAACACTCTTTCCACCCATGTTCCCAAAGGCATAAAATTTTATGCATGGTCTATTTATAGTTGAAATGtaaaataatatttctttatATACTTTTGTAAAAACATTATGTTTTTAGATATGTGTTTGGTAAAGGTATAAAGGTATGGCTGGGAAAATGTGGTGTCATCCTTAGATAGGAAAGTTGTCCTTGGATATGGATGAGCATATTGCGCATGTTGTATCAGAAATGAGAATTCAATTGGTTGAAGAATCTAAAATATCAAATTGAAGTTTGTTGCTAGGTCTGGGTGCTGCTTGGAATGCTGCTGATATATCGAAAGGATCAACTGTTGTGATATTTGGTCTTGGAACTGTAGGCCTTTCTGTAAGTTCATAGACTCGATAAAAAATTTACATTCCACTTTGACATGGCCCCTAAATCAATATTTGCAAACATGAaatgatttttttgttttgtttttgttatagGTTGCACAAGGTGCCAAGCTTAGGGGAGCATCTAGAGTAATTGGTATAGACACAAATCCTGAAAAATTTGCAAAAGGTACCGATTTATTCTCTTCTATGTTTGGATTTATAAGGTTTATTCAATTTGAAATTCTTGATTAATAATGTATACTATTTTGGCTGCACAGCAAGTGGTTTTGGAGTCACAGAATTTTTCAATCCTAATGACTGCAGTGAACCCATTCAGCAGGTATTTTGTTAGGCACCAATTAGGTTGGCCTACTCAAGATGTAAACAGAAAACTAATTAATAGGATTCATTTTATTGTATATGCCTAGCTTCCCTAAATGTAGTTTCTAATTGGTTGATAGAGAGTGAGTTGTAAGAAGACTTAGTTGGGTAGATAGAGACAGAGTCTTGTATTTTTGGGGTGGGGCTGCTAAGTATATGTATATAGTAATTAGTAGCCTTACATAGATGATATCTGattattttgtgt
It encodes the following:
- the LOC133801650 gene encoding alcohol dehydrogenase-like 6 translates to MSSSSLKQSQVITCKAAVAWGSGQPLVMEEVEVSPPQPMEIRVKVVSTSLCRTDITAWESQTIFPRIFGHEASGIVESVGQGVTEFSEGDHVLTVFTGECSTCRQCISGKSNVCQVLGLERKGLMHSDQKTRFFIKGKPVYHYCAVSSFSEYIVVHSGCAVKVNSDVPLEKICVLSCGVAAGLGAAWNAADISKGSTVVIFGLGTVGLSVAQGAKLRGASRVIGIDTNPEKFAKASGFGVTEFFNPNDCSEPIQQVIKRVTDGGADYSFECIGDTGMITTALQSCCDGWGVTVTLGVPKVKPEVSAHYGIFLSGRALKGSLFGGWRPKSDLPSLVDMYMEKKIQIDEYITHNLTFEDINKAFDLMKEGKCLRCVIHM